From the genome of Bubalus bubalis isolate 160015118507 breed Murrah chromosome 2, NDDB_SH_1, whole genome shotgun sequence, one region includes:
- the LOC102393861 gene encoding ras-related GTP-binding protein A-like: protein MPNTAMKKKVLLMGKSGSGKTSMRSIIFANYIACDTWRLGATISVEHSHIRFLGNLVLNLWDCGGQDTFMENYFTSQRDNIFRNVEVLIYVFDVESCELEKDMHYYQSCLEAILQNAPDAKIFCLVHKMDLVEEDQRDLIFKEREEDLRRLSRPLECACFRTSIWDETLYKAWSSIVYHLIPNVQQLEMNLRNFAQIIEADEVLLFERATFLVISHYQCKEQHDVHRFEKISNIIQQFKLSCSKLAASFQSMEVRNSNFAAFIDIFTSNTYVMVVMSDPSIPSAATLINIRNARKHFEKLEKVDGPKHSLHMH from the coding sequence ATGCCAAATACAGCCATGAAGAAAAAGGTGCTGTTAATGGGGAAGAGCGGGTCGGGGAAGACCAGCATGAGGTCGATTATCTTTGCCAATTACATCGCTTGCGACACCTGGCGCCTGGGTGCCACCATTTCTGTGGAGCACTCCCACATCCGATTCCTGGGCAACTTGGTGCTGAATCTGTGGGACTGTGGCGGTCAGGACACCTTCATGGAAAATTACTTCACCAGCCAGCGAGACAACATCTTCCGTAATGTCGAGGTTCTGATTTACGTGTTCGACGTGGAGAGCTGCGAACTGGAAAAGGACATGCATTATTACCAGTCGTGTCTGGAGGCCATCCTCCAGAATGCTCCTGATGCCAAAATCTTCTGCTTGGTGCACAAGATGGATCTGGTTGAGGAAGATCAGCGTGACCTGATTTTTAAAGAGCGAGAGGAAGACCTGAGGCGTTTGTCTCGCCCTCTGGAGTGTGCTTGTTTTCGAACGTCCATCTGGGATGAAACGCTCTACAAAGCCTGGTCCAGTATTGTCTATCATCTGATTCCAAATGTCCAGCAGCTGGAGATGAATCTCAGGAATTTTGCCCAGATTATTGAGGCCGATGAAGTTCTGCTGTTTGAAAGAGCCACGTTCTTGGTCATCTCCCATTACCAGTGCAAAGAGCAGCATGATGTCCACCGATTCGAGAAGATCAGCAACATAATTCAGCAGTTCAAGCTGAGCTGCAGTAAATTGGCCGCTTCTTTCCAGAGCATGGAAGTTAGGAATTCTAACTTCGCTGCTTTCATCGACATCTTCACATCAAACACGTACGTGATGGTGGTTATGTCGGATCCGTCAATCCCGTCTGCGGCTACTCTGATCAACA